The window CGTTCTGAATCCGGGCTGACCAGCACCATGCATGTGCCTGTAACGCCTTCGCTGATGGACTGCGCAGCGGTTTGAATGCCGGCTTCATTTAAGCCCTGCAGGTAAATCTGCCCCAGGTCATCATTGCCGACGCGGCAGCCGTAAAATGCGGAACCGCCTAATGCGCTGAATGCTACGGTTGTATTGGCTGCGGAACCGCCGGAAGCTTGGCCTTTATAGACTTGGCTGGCCTGCAGGGAACTGTACAGCGCAGCCTGAGTATCGCCGTCAGTCAGCTGCATTGTGCCTTTTTGCAGGTTTTGCTGAATAAGAAAATCATCAGAAATTTTAAATTCCTGGTCAATTAATGCATTGCCAATTGCAAAAAGATCAACAGTCGCCATGTTTTTCAGTCACATCAAAAAAATGAAAGCGCTAAGTTTACACCAATGCTCAGGTTTGCTGAAGTTTGTTGAGTAAAATTCATTGCGCCTGCATCTGCGCCGGTTTTTTAGGCATATTGCCAAAAATGAGGCTTTTTTTTGCGTTATTTGTGGATTTGTTTCTCTTTGCTATTGATCAATGCCTGAATTTTTATTTACATAGACCGCAACGGTTATTTCGCTGTTTCAGCTTTTGACGCCGCTGAAAAATATTAACTGATCATTAGATTAAAAAGTGTGGGTATATGGAAATAAGTATTCGTCAAGCCGAACAATTGCCAAAACACATCGAAAATTTAGCAGCTTTGGCAAATCAAGAAGGCTATGCATTTATTCAGCGTTTAATCGAGGAATTTGAAAGCGGCAAAAACCGTTTTGACCAGACCGGCGAGTGCCTGCTGCTGGCTTATGACGGCGATAAGCTGGTAGGCTGCGGCGGCTTGAATCAGCAGTGGGGCGATGCCGGCGTAGAAGACCGGATTGGCCGGGTTCGGCGCTTTTATGTGCATCCGCAGTACCGCCAGCATGGGGTCGGCAAGCAGCTGCTGCTGGAGCTGGAGAAAAAGGCGCGCCCGTTTTATGCAGCGCTTTGCTTGAATACTGACACCAAGTCCGCTGCGCATTTTTATCAAAAGCATAATTATGTTTTTGTTGAAAGCCATCCAAATTATAATTATTTTAAATATCTGATTGTTTGATGCATTAGACTTCTTTCAATAAGTCATTTTTCAAACAATATTTAATTCATAATGAGAATTCCCTCTCCTTTTTAAGGAGACTTGCGCAGAATACCGCTCAGGGTGAGGATTTTATTAAAAAACTCCCTCATCCTAACCTTCTCTTGAGTCATATATGGCGCAAGAGAACTATTTTATATTTCTGCGCTGCATTGCGGTTCAAGCCGGAACTATGCAGCGCTTTTAAGCTGTAAATCCTCAACGTTTTTAATTTCAATTTAAGCTGCGCATTCAACAATGATTCTTATCCTTTAATATAAGAATCAAGCGCATGCCCATTCCCGTTCCATCCGCAAATGACCATCAAAGCGCAGTCCGGCTTTTAGCCAAAGTGCCGCCAATTACCGCGCTCTTCTGGCTGACAAAAATTTTTGCCACGACCTTTGGCGAAACCGCAGGCGATGCGCTGTCGATGTCGCTGAATTTGGGCTATTTGACCAGCACATTTATTTTCGCCGGCATTTTTATTGGCCTTGTCTGCCTGCAGATCCGCGCGAAACATTATCATCCCTATCTGTACTGGTTCACCATTATTGCCAGCACGACCGTAGGCACAACCTTGGCGGATTTTCTGGACCGCTCATTGGGCATCGGCTATTTCGGCGGCAGCGCCATATTGCTGACTTTGCTGATCGCCACACTGTATGTTTGGCGCACAGTGGAGGGCAGCATTTCGCCTTATGCGCTGCAGCGGCCGCGTGCAGAATGGCTGTACTGGCTGACCATTACTTTTTCGCAGACTTTAGGCACAGCGCTGGGCGACTGGTCTGCAGACAGCGCCGGGCTGGGCTATGCTGGCGGCATGGTTTTATTTTCGGCTTTAATCCTGCTGGTTGTGGCGCTATTTTATTTTACTGAAATTTCAAAAACACTGCTGTTTTGGGCGGCTTTCGTGCTGACCAGGCCTTTGGGCGCAGTGGTGGGCGATTTTCTGGACAAGCCCGTCAGTTCCGGCGGTCTGGATTTAAGCCGTTTCGCAGCCTCAGCCGTGCTGCTGCTGGCGATTATGCTGTGCGTTCACTGGGCTAAGCGTCAGGAGGCAAGGCGCACTGGCTAAAGAAAGCCGGCGCCTCATTAATGTTCCGGCAGTGCAAAAGGCGCGTTGGCGCTGGTTTTGATGGCATTGAAATGTTGACCAATTCACTTGGAAAATTATCATTCTGTGAATTCTGCTGCTGATTTTCAGGTATACTCAAGCGACTTAAAAATGCTATGAATTAGGAGATCACATGACTGTAGATGTCACTGAAACCATTTCACAAACTGTTCACCCAGCGTTTCAGTTGGTACGTCAACACCATGTTGAAGCCTTAGACATAGCAGTGTCTGAATACAAACATAAAGTCACCGGCGCAGTGCATTACCATTTAGCGTCTAAGCATGATGAAAACGTCTTTTTAGTCGCATTCCGCACCCAGCCGATGGACTCTAAGGGCGAAGCGCACATTTTGGAGCATACCGCACTGTGCGGTTCAGAAAAGTTCCCGGTCCGCGATCCGTTCTTTTTAATGATCCGCCGTTCGCTCAATACCTTCATGAACGCTTTTACCGCAGCGGATTGGACGGCCTATCCATTTGCGACGCAGAACAAAAAAGATTTTCAGAACCTGCTGGAAGTGTATCTGGATGCAGCTTTTTCGGCGAATTTAAACCCGCTGGACTTCGCGCAGGAAGGCATCCGCATTGAGCTGGAGAACGGTGAACCGGTTTATAAAGGCGTAGTGTTCAATGAAATGAAAGGCGCCATGAGCTCGCCTTCAGACCAGCTGTATCATCAATTGGCGCATCATTTATTTCCGGAAACCACCTATCACTATAATTCCGGCGGCGACCCGAAAGATATTCCAGACCTGACTTATCCTGAGCTGGTGAATTTCTATAAATCGCATTATCACCCAAGCAATGCGGTATTCATGACCTTTGGCAATGAGCCGGCCTATCAGCTGCAGGAGCAGTTTGAAGCGCTGGCTTTGTCTAAATTCGGCCAAGGTGAAACCCTGTATTCAAAGCCGGAACGCCGCTTAACCCAGCCGGTGGCTGTGACCGAAACCTATGCTGTGGATGCGGAAGACCTGAAAGACAAAACTTATCACATTATTTCCTGGCTGCTGCCGCAGGCCAGCGACATCAAGCTGCGCTTAGGCATGCGCCTTGCGGAAGGCGTGCTGCTGGAAGATTCCGCATCGCCGCTGCGCCATTATTTGGAAACCTGCAGCTATGCCCAATCCACTGGCCCGATTATGGGAGTGGACGACTCCAACTTTGAAATGACTTTCTACTGCGGCGTGCAGGGCTCTAACCCGGAACATGCTGAAGAATTTAAGAACGGCGTATTCGGCATTCTGCAGGATGTGGCTTCAAAGCCTGTAGACGCTGCGCTGGTTGAAGCCATTCTGCATCAGATTGAGCTGCATCAGCGTGAAATCAATGGCGACGGCATGCCGTACGGCCTGAGCCTGATTTTAAACGGCCTGGGCAGCGCCATTCACCATTCAGACCCGATTCATGTCTGGGATGTAGACACCGCGATTGAACAGGTTAAAGAAGAACTGAAAGACCCGATGTGGCTGTCGAATTTAATCAAAACCCATTTGATTGATAACCCGCACCGCGTGCAAATGACGCTGGTGCCGGACGCGCAGAAATCCGCCAAAGAAGCCGAAGCTGAAAAGGCGCGCCTTGCGGAAATTGGCGCCAAACTGACTGAAGAGCAGAAGGCGGAAATTATTGCGCAGACTGAAGCGCTGAAAGTGCGCCAAGACACGCCGGATGATTTGAACCTGCTGCCTAAAGTTGGCTTGGAAGATGTGCCGGCGGAACTGCAGATTGTGCAGGGCCAGCTGCGTGAAATCATTTCCAATAATATGGACATGCCGCTGAATCTGTACCACGCGGGCACCAATGGCATTTATTACCAGCAGGTGCTGATTGAAATTCCAGATGAAATTGTAAAATCTCCCTACTTTAACCTGCTGTCAATTTTGATGGGCGAAGTCGGCGCGGGCCAATACGGCTACCTTGAGCTGCAGCAGCTGCAGACTGCGGTCAGCGGCGGCCTTGGCATGGGCGCATCGCTGCGTTCCAAAGTCGATGACAAAAATCAGATCAGCGCGTGGCTGACGCTGACCACCAAATCTCTGGTGCATAATTTTGAAGCGGTCGGCCTGCTGAAGCTGGCCTTTGAACAGCTGCGCTTTGATGAGAAGGGCCGCATTATTGAACTGCTGCAGCAGCGCAAAACCCGCTGGCAGTCCCGCCTTTCCGGTTCGGGCCACAGCTATGCCATGCAGATTGCCAGCCGCAATCACAGCGCATTGGCGCAGCGCGACTATCACAATACCGGCCTTGGCGCTTTAAACTGGCTCAGTGATTTAACCGCTAAAATTGAAAAAGATGAAGCTGCCTACAATCAGCTGATTGATGAGCTGAAGCTGATTCACAATAAGCTGCTGAAAGCGCCAAAGCAGTTTCTGCTGGTTTGTGAAGAGCATCAGTCAGAGCCGCTGGTGGAAGAAGTGCAGAAGGTTTGGGATAAAGTCACAATTGAAAGCATTGAACGTGATTTAATCCAGCTGCCGCCTGAAAACAGCGCTAAAGATGAAGCATGGCTGATTCAAGCCAATGTGCAGTTCTGCGCATCGGCCTATCCAGCGGTGGAAGTGTCGCATCCGGATGCTGCGCCGCTGATGATTTTGGCGGCCTATTTGCGCAACGGCTTCCTGCACAGCGCAATCCGTGAAAAAGGCGGCGCATACGGCGGCGGCGCCAGCTACGACGGCAATGCCTGCTCATTCCGCTTCTACAGCTACCGTGATCCGCGTTTGGCGGAAACCTTCAATGATTTTGAAGCCAGCGTGCAGTGGCTGCTGAATACGCCGCAGCAGGAGCATCAGCTGGAAGAAGCGATTTTAGGCCTGATTGCCGGCATGGACAAGCCGGGATCTCCGGCCGGTGAAGCGATTACCGCCTGCTATTCCTTGCTGCATAAGCGCACGCCTGCATTCCGCAAAATGCTGCGTGAACGCCTGCTGGCTGTGACGCTGGATGATTTAAAGCGCACTGCAAAAACTTACCTGCTGGATCAGGCTCCGGTTAAAGCGGTGGTTGCGCCTGTCGCTAAGCGTGACGCGCTCATTGAGCTGGGCTTTGATATTAAGCAAGTGAATTAAGGTAGAGGTGATTATGGCGTTCACTCATTTTGAGCGTAGCGCATTGCAGCTGGGCATTCTGCTCAGCGCAATGGCCGCAGTCAGCGCATTGGCGCAAAGCACCGTTCCGGCGCCAAAGCCGGCCACGCCGGAGGCCTGTGTGGCGCTGGAATCGAATGCCGACCGTCTGGCTTGCTATGACGCGCTGTATAAAATACCGCCGGAAGCCAAGCCTTCATTGGTTTCAGAGCGCTTGGCGGCGCAGGAATTAAAGCCTGAACCGACCGAAAAGCTGACTTTAAAAGAAAAAGTCAGCCATGCGTTTTCAGAGCGCCTGTTTGCGGTTGAAGCGCCTCAGCTGAACCCGAACCTGTCCATGTTGGACAGGCGCTGGGAGCTGTCGCAGGACAGCAAGCTGGGCACCTGGAATATCCGCAGCTATCAGCCGGTATATCTGATGCCGGGCTATTGGACGTCAGATAAAAATGAGCGCCCATCCAGCCCGAATCCAACCAATACCGTGCAGCCTGATCAGGAACAGCAGTTGAAATCGATGGAAGCCAAGTTCCAGCTGTCGCTGAAAACCAAAGCGGTGGAAAACTTGTTTGGCGATAACGGCGATGTCTGGGTCGGCTATACCCAGTCTTCGCGCTGGCAGGTCTATAATGAGGCCGAATCGCGCCCATTCCGTGAAACCAACTATGAGCCTGAAGCCAGCTTGGTGTTTAGAACCAACTATGAGCTGCTGGGCTTGAATTGGCGCATGCTGGGCCTGACCTTGAACCATCAGTCTAACGGCCGTTCAGATCCGCTGTCGCGCAGCTGGAACCGGGTGATTTTAAATCTTGGCTTTGAGCGCGATAATTTCGCCTTGATGCTGCGCCCGTGGTACCGCATTGAGGAAGACTCGGCGGATGACAATAATCCGGATATTACAGACTATGTCGGCCGCGGCGACTTAACTGCATTTTACCGCTGGAAAGAGCATGACTTCAGCCTGATGCTGCGCCACTCGCTGAAAGGCGGCGATGATTCGCACGGCGCCGTGCAGTTTGACTGGACGTTCCCGATCAGCGGCAAGCTGCGCGGCCAAGTTCAGTTGTTTGACGGCTATGGCGAGAGCTTGATTGACTATAACCACCGCGCGACTTATGTCGGCGTTGGCGTGTCATTAATGAACTGGTTCTAATCTGCA is drawn from Acinetobacter sp. WCHAc010034 and contains these coding sequences:
- a CDS encoding insulinase family protein, which gives rise to MTVDVTETISQTVHPAFQLVRQHHVEALDIAVSEYKHKVTGAVHYHLASKHDENVFLVAFRTQPMDSKGEAHILEHTALCGSEKFPVRDPFFLMIRRSLNTFMNAFTAADWTAYPFATQNKKDFQNLLEVYLDAAFSANLNPLDFAQEGIRIELENGEPVYKGVVFNEMKGAMSSPSDQLYHQLAHHLFPETTYHYNSGGDPKDIPDLTYPELVNFYKSHYHPSNAVFMTFGNEPAYQLQEQFEALALSKFGQGETLYSKPERRLTQPVAVTETYAVDAEDLKDKTYHIISWLLPQASDIKLRLGMRLAEGVLLEDSASPLRHYLETCSYAQSTGPIMGVDDSNFEMTFYCGVQGSNPEHAEEFKNGVFGILQDVASKPVDAALVEAILHQIELHQREINGDGMPYGLSLILNGLGSAIHHSDPIHVWDVDTAIEQVKEELKDPMWLSNLIKTHLIDNPHRVQMTLVPDAQKSAKEAEAEKARLAEIGAKLTEEQKAEIIAQTEALKVRQDTPDDLNLLPKVGLEDVPAELQIVQGQLREIISNNMDMPLNLYHAGTNGIYYQQVLIEIPDEIVKSPYFNLLSILMGEVGAGQYGYLELQQLQTAVSGGLGMGASLRSKVDDKNQISAWLTLTTKSLVHNFEAVGLLKLAFEQLRFDEKGRIIELLQQRKTRWQSRLSGSGHSYAMQIASRNHSALAQRDYHNTGLGALNWLSDLTAKIEKDEAAYNQLIDELKLIHNKLLKAPKQFLLVCEEHQSEPLVEEVQKVWDKVTIESIERDLIQLPPENSAKDEAWLIQANVQFCASAYPAVEVSHPDAAPLMILAAYLRNGFLHSAIREKGGAYGGGASYDGNACSFRFYSYRDPRLAETFNDFEASVQWLLNTPQQEHQLEEAILGLIAGMDKPGSPAGEAITACYSLLHKRTPAFRKMLRERLLAVTLDDLKRTAKTYLLDQAPVKAVVAPVAKRDALIELGFDIKQVN
- a CDS encoding phospholipase A, yielding MAFTHFERSALQLGILLSAMAAVSALAQSTVPAPKPATPEACVALESNADRLACYDALYKIPPEAKPSLVSERLAAQELKPEPTEKLTLKEKVSHAFSERLFAVEAPQLNPNLSMLDRRWELSQDSKLGTWNIRSYQPVYLMPGYWTSDKNERPSSPNPTNTVQPDQEQQLKSMEAKFQLSLKTKAVENLFGDNGDVWVGYTQSSRWQVYNEAESRPFRETNYEPEASLVFRTNYELLGLNWRMLGLTLNHQSNGRSDPLSRSWNRVILNLGFERDNFALMLRPWYRIEEDSADDNNPDITDYVGRGDLTAFYRWKEHDFSLMLRHSLKGGDDSHGAVQFDWTFPISGKLRGQVQLFDGYGESLIDYNHRATYVGVGVSLMNWF
- a CDS encoding GNAT family N-acetyltransferase; this translates as MEISIRQAEQLPKHIENLAALANQEGYAFIQRLIEEFESGKNRFDQTGECLLLAYDGDKLVGCGGLNQQWGDAGVEDRIGRVRRFYVHPQYRQHGVGKQLLLELEKKARPFYAALCLNTDTKSAAHFYQKHNYVFVESHPNYNYFKYLIV